GGGATTTCCGACGGCAACTCGGGGGCAGGTTCAAGGGTTTATAATGTCAAGTTGCAGGAGAGCCGGTCACGGGCTGGCAACTAGTATCAACGAGGAAGGTTGGAAGGATGGCCAGGGGAGGTAACAGCATGAAAAAGTTGCTATTGGTGTCGATTTTCAGAACCTTTCACCCCCTCTGAGCTGATATTTTCATAATCATTCACCCCCCTCGGGCTGAGATTTTATTTGCCCTGACCGCCCTTTTGTCCCGCAAATTCCAGCGCCATATCCATCGCCTCCATGAACTCAGTGACCTTGATGGGCTTGGTTAGATAGCGGAAGAATCCGGCCTTCAGGCCTCTCTCGACGTCAAGCGGCATTGCGTTTGCGCTGACGGCAACGATCGGAATCTGCGCCGTGGCCAGGTCTGAGCGCAGGATTCTCAGGACTTCGAATCCGTTGATGTCGGGCAGATTGATGTCGACCAGGATGACATCCGGGAGGGATGCGCGGGCAATCTCGATGCCGCTATTCCCATTCACCGCGGTCAGCAGGTGAATATCGGGATGCCGCGCGATGATTTGCTCGACCAGTTTCAGGTTCGCCGGGTTGTCCTCTACATAGAGCACGGTGTTTCGCCGCGCTCCGTGAGGCACATGCGGTTGGGCCGATGCCGATGCGTCGTCTTCTTCCAGGGGAAGGTGTGGCTCGGCAACCGAGGGGAGTTCGAACCAGAACACGCTTCCCACCCCGACGGTGCTATCCACGCCGACTACGCCCCCCATCAGTTCGACCAGTTGCTTGGCCACCACGAGGCCGATGCCTGTGCCTTCCTCGCCGCCGGCCTCCTGCCCGAGACGATTGAACGCCTGGAATAGCTGCGCCTGCTGTTCCGGAGACAGTCCCGCGCCGGTGTCCCTGATGCTGACGCGAATGAGTCCCGGCGTGCTATCGGTGCATGTCACCTCGACCGTTCCCTGCTCGATGTTGTATTTGATCGCGTTGGAGAGCAGGTTGATGAGAACCTGCTTCAACCGGGTCCGATCGGCCATGACAAAATATGGTATGTCGAACAGGGGAAAGGTCATGCGGATGCCGCGCTGTTGCGCCTGGGGTTCGATCATGCCCTGGCATTCGAGCATGACTTCGGCCAGCGACACCGGTTCCCGCGACAGCGGCACCTGCCTGGACTCGACCTTCGCGAGATCGAGGATCTCGTTGATCAGCGCCAGCAGATGCCATCCCGCCTGAAGAATCTGGGCTATGCTTTCCTTCTGGGCGGACGTCGGGGGCGGGGAATCGGACTCCATCAGCTGGGCGAACCCGAGGATGGCATTGAGCGGGCTGCGCAGCTCATGGCTCATGCTGGAAAGGAAATCCGATTTGGCGAGGCTGGCTTTTTCCGCCACGGACCTGGCGCTCTCCAGCTCGACGTTCTTTTCCCGCAGCACCTGATCCAGGCGTTTGCGCTCGGTGACGTCGCGTGCAGCGGCGAACACCCCCTGCAGCCTCCGGTCCCGATCGTAGAAGGTGGTCGCATTGTAGGACACCACGGTCTCCTTGCCGTCCCTGGCGCGCGCGGTGAGCTCGAAGTTGGTGACCTTCTTTTCGCTCAGCACCAGTTTGATACTCGTCTCGGCCCGATCCGGATCGGTGAAGTAGCTCCTGAACGGAGCGCCGATCAATTCGTCGCGCGTGCAACCGGTGAGCGCCTCCATCTGCTTGTTGACGTCCGTGATGATGCCGGACGGATCGGTGGTCATCAGCGCGTCGGTGTTGGATTCGAACAGGGAGCGCGTGTAGAACTGATGGTCGCGCAGGCGCTGAGCAAGCTGCTTCTGCTCCGCCTCGATCTCCTTGCGCGCGGTATTATCGGTGCCGATCAGCAGATAACCGATGATGGCGCCTTGATCATCGCGCAGCGCGGTGACCGATACGACCGCCGGGAAGCGGCTGCCATCTTTACGGATATAGGTCAGCTCGTAAATGTCCTCGATGCCGCGCGAGGCCTTGAAGACCAATGCCTCGAAGCCCGGCAGGATCGTGGTTCCGATCTCGACGCTCAACGACTTGGCGCGCGCGATCACTTCCTGCGGGTCGGAGATGTCGGCCGGGGTGATCTTGTTCAGGACATCGGCGGCCGTGTAGCCCAGCATGCGCTCGGCGCCGACATTGAATATTTGAATGACGCCCTTCTCGTCGGTGGCGATGCTCGAGAAGTTGGCGCTATTGAAAATCGCGTTCTGCAGCGCCCCTGTCTTGAGCAGCGCTGCTTCGCGTCTGACCTCGGAGATGATTTCCCCCGTAACGGCGGGGTCGTAGGGAACATCGGAATCGAACGCTTTAGCGGACAGGGGGTCCCTCCATTCAATTTCCGCAATGGCCTGGGGATAGGAAATTCATTTTTTCGACGGATTCGGGTACATTTTACCGCAGTGGGAGCCCCCGCGTCACGCTCCGTTCCCCTTCCCTTCCACGCCGAGGACGCGGAGGAGGCGGGACAGGTAGGTCGGCGACAGCCCGAGGATCTCCGCCGCCCGCGACTTGCTCCCCCCCGCCTTGGCGATCGCCCGCCGGATCACCGAGCGCTTGTGCTCCCGCACGGATTCGTGGAACCGCTCCCCCTCGATGTCGGCCGGGGAGATCGTCGCCTCCGGCTCCGCGAGGCCGAGACAGAGGTCGGCGGGGGTGAGCGAATCGTCGTCCGAGAGCGCCACGGCGCGCGCGACGGCGTTCTCCAGCTCGCGGATGTTGCCGGGCCACGGGTATCGGTCCAGCGCTTCCGCCGTTCCCGGAGAAAGCGTCTTCCCGCCGACGCCCAGCTCCCGGCACGTTCGCGCAAGGAAGAACTCCGCCAGCGGCACGAGATCCTCGCGCCGATCCCGCAGGGGGGGGAGGTGGATCGGGATCCCGCTCACCCGATAGTAGAGGTCCTCGCGGAACCGCCCCAGCGAAGTCTCCCGCTTCAGGTCGCGGTTCGACGCGCAGATCAGGCGCACGTCGGCGGTCAGGGTCTTCACGCCCCCAACCCGCTCGAACTCCCCGTCCTCGAGGACCCGGAGCAGCTTCGCCTGGCCGGCGAGCGGCACTTCGCCCACCTCGTCCAAAAAGAAGGTCCCTGCGTCGGCGAGCTCGAATCGGCCGGGCTTGGATTGGACCGCCCCGGTGAACGCCCCCTTCTCGTAGCCGAACATCTCGGCCTCCCACAGCGTGGGGGGAATCGCGGCCCCGTTGATCTTGAGGAACGGCCCGTCGCGCCGACCGCTGATCCGGTGGATCGCCCGCGCCACGAGCTCCTTCCCCGTACCCGTCTCTCCCGTGATCAGGACGGAGAAGGGCGATGCCGCGGCCTTTTCGATCACCTTGCGCACATCGAGCCAGGCGGGGGAGCCGCCGACCATCCCGAACCACTCCTCCGCCGGGGCGCTCGCCCCCTCCCGGTCGACGACCTCGGACGTGGCCACCGCGTTGCCGACCACGCGGAGCAACTCCGCCTCGTCGAACGGCTTGGAGATGTAGTCGAAGGCGCCGGCCCGCATCGCCTCGACCGCGTCCTCGATCTTCCCGAAGGCGGTGATGAGGATCACCGGCAGCTCCGGGTGCCGCTCGCGGCAACGGCGGAAGAGGGCGAGCCCGTCCATCTTCGGCATCCGGATATCGGTGATCAGGGCATCGGCCCGCTGCGTATCGAGCCACTCCGCCGCCGCCGCGCCGTCGGGCGTCGCGGCCACCTCGTACCCCTCCCGCGTCAGCGTCGCCTGCAGGACGCGACGCAGATTCCGGTCGTCTTCCGCCAGAAGAATCGTTCCCTTCATTCGATCACGCCTCCGGAAGCTTCACGGTGAACCGGCTCCCCCGCCCCGGGGTCGTTTCCACCGAGACGGACCCGCCGTTCTCCTCGACGATCCGCCGGCAGATGGCCAGCCCCATCCCCACGCCGCGCTCCCGCGTCGTGAAGAAGGGGCGGAAAAGCTGGGACCGATCCTCCTCGGGGATCCCCGCACCGGTGTCCTCGACCGCGATCCGCGCCTCCCCGCCCTCCGAGGTCACGCGGACGGTGAGATCCCCGGCCCCCGGCATCGCCTCGACCGCGTTCGTCAGGAGATTGTAGACCACCCGCTCGATCTCGGCAGGGTCCGCGTTGACCCGGGGAACCGGCTCCTGGATCATCACGTGTCGGCCCACCGTTCCCATCCGCTCCCCGCGCTCCCGGAAGAGGAGGGCGATCGCCTTTTCCACCGGCTCCTTCAGGGAGATCGTCTGCGGCTTGCGCTGCGTCGGGCGGGCGTACTCGAGGAACTCCGTGACCACGCCGTTCAGCCGGTCCGCCTCCTCGACGATGATGTCGAGGAACTCCCGCTCCTTCGGGCGCGCCTCGCGGGAGAGGAACTGCGCCGCCCCCTTGATCACCCCCGCCGGCGTGCGGACCTCGTGAGCCAGCCCCGCCGCCAGCTCCCCGACCGTCGCGAAGTGCTCCCGACGCTGGATCCGCTGCTGCTGCCGGATGTTCTCCACCGCCAGCGCGATCCCGTCGAGGAAGGGGATGAGCAGGTCCATCTCCCGGAACGACGGCCGCTTCCCTCTCCAGTGGAAAAGGACGACGGCGACGAGGGGCCCCCGCAGGAAGAGGGGGATCGAGGCGTCGAACGTGTCGTCCCAGATCGCCACGTCCGCGGCCTTCGACCCGCCGTGCTCCATGATCCGCAACGCGGGGTACCGCTTCGTGAAGCGGGCGAAGGCGCGCTGGTACTCCTCGGGCCGCACGGGAAGCGTCCCGATCCCCTCGTCGGTTCCCCCCTCGGGGCGGACCCACAGCGACGCGCGCTCGACGAAGGGGACCTGCGCCAGGGCATCTTCCACGGTTCGGGCGATCTCCGGAAGAGACGTCGATTCGGGCAGCTTCCGCGCGAAGTCGGATAACACCGACTGAACCCGGCGGGACTGCCGGACGAGCAGGTCCGCGGAGATGCCGCCCAGTTTTCGCATCAGGAAAGGATAGAACGTGAGCAGGAAGAACGAGATGAGGAACACCCCCGCGAGGGGGAACCAGAACTTCCGGCCGGAGACGACCTCCATCACTCCGAAGACCACGGCGAAGGCGAAGATCTGGATGACCAACACGATCGCGCGTCCGACGATGTCGGGAAGCTCGAAGAAGTGGAGGTGCAGGATCCCCGTCGCCATGAAGTAGAAGAAGACGAGCACCGCGAACGCCGCCAGCGGCGGAAAGTCGACTCCCGTGCCGGGGAGGAAGTTGAGCGGCGCCACCAGGCTGGCGATTCCGCCCCCCACGACGAGGAACTGGTACTTCTTCCGCTCCACCGCGGAAGGGGAGTCGCGGAACCCG
This genomic window from Deltaproteobacteria bacterium contains:
- a CDS encoding PAS domain S-box protein, translating into MISEVRREAALLKTGALQNAIFNSANFSSIATDEKGVIQIFNVGAERMLGYTAADVLNKITPADISDPQEVIARAKSLSVEIGTTILPGFEALVFKASRGIEDIYELTYIRKDGSRFPAVVSVTALRDDQGAIIGYLLIGTDNTARKEIEAEQKQLAQRLRDHQFYTRSLFESNTDALMTTDPSGIITDVNKQMEALTGCTRDELIGAPFRSYFTDPDRAETSIKLVLSEKKVTNFELTARARDGKETVVSYNATTFYDRDRRLQGVFAAARDVTERKRLDQVLREKNVELESARSVAEKASLAKSDFLSSMSHELRSPLNAILGFAQLMESDSPPPTSAQKESIAQILQAGWHLLALINEILDLAKVESRQVPLSREPVSLAEVMLECQGMIEPQAQQRGIRMTFPLFDIPYFVMADRTRLKQVLINLLSNAIKYNIEQGTVEVTCTDSTPGLIRVSIRDTGAGLSPEQQAQLFQAFNRLGQEAGGEEGTGIGLVVAKQLVELMGGVVGVDSTVGVGSVFWFELPSVAEPHLPLEEDDASASAQPHVPHGARRNTVLYVEDNPANLKLVEQIIARHPDIHLLTAVNGNSGIEIARASLPDVILVDINLPDINGFEVLRILRSDLATAQIPIVAVSANAMPLDVERGLKAGFFRYLTKPIKVTEFMEAMDMALEFAGQKGGQGK
- a CDS encoding sigma-54 dependent transcriptional regulator; this encodes MKGTILLAEDDRNLRRVLQATLTREGYEVAATPDGAAAAEWLDTQRADALITDIRMPKMDGLALFRRCRERHPELPVILITAFGKIEDAVEAMRAGAFDYISKPFDEAELLRVVGNAVATSEVVDREGASAPAEEWFGMVGGSPAWLDVRKVIEKAAASPFSVLITGETGTGKELVARAIHRISGRRDGPFLKINGAAIPPTLWEAEMFGYEKGAFTGAVQSKPGRFELADAGTFFLDEVGEVPLAGQAKLLRVLEDGEFERVGGVKTLTADVRLICASNRDLKRETSLGRFREDLYYRVSGIPIHLPPLRDRREDLVPLAEFFLARTCRELGVGGKTLSPGTAEALDRYPWPGNIRELENAVARAVALSDDDSLTPADLCLGLAEPEATISPADIEGERFHESVREHKRSVIRRAIAKAGGSKSRAAEILGLSPTYLSRLLRVLGVEGKGNGA
- a CDS encoding ATP-binding protein, producing MRNAGLPVSIPAFGGGNVDYYAQGSLVAAVVALAIAVYLRAFARGDAEARAFSDLSLFIFLWCFPEYLWKTIPSAFWHKVSLAGVMFIPPFVLRYCGAAVRTRPRWLPAAFVSGVWASVAFAATIFYDPVLNSPWWNVAALLFVYPYLGAGLYVIVHHGFRDSPSAVERKKYQFLVVGGGIASLVAPLNFLPGTGVDFPPLAAFAVLVFFYFMATGILHLHFFELPDIVGRAIVLVIQIFAFAVVFGVMEVVSGRKFWFPLAGVFLISFFLLTFYPFLMRKLGGISADLLVRQSRRVQSVLSDFARKLPESTSLPEIARTVEDALAQVPFVERASLWVRPEGGTDEGIGTLPVRPEEYQRAFARFTKRYPALRIMEHGGSKAADVAIWDDTFDASIPLFLRGPLVAVVLFHWRGKRPSFREMDLLIPFLDGIALAVENIRQQQRIQRREHFATVGELAAGLAHEVRTPAGVIKGAAQFLSREARPKEREFLDIIVEEADRLNGVVTEFLEYARPTQRKPQTISLKEPVEKAIALLFRERGERMGTVGRHVMIQEPVPRVNADPAEIERVVYNLLTNAVEAMPGAGDLTVRVTSEGGEARIAVEDTGAGIPEEDRSQLFRPFFTTRERGVGMGLAICRRIVEENGGSVSVETTPGRGSRFTVKLPEA